ATGTTTTTAAGGAAGTTCGAGAGAAACAAGAGGCTAACCATATTAAACGAATTATAAATGAAATTCGTAAACATGGTTATGAAGTAATATCGCCACAGTCTGAAAAATAGTGTTAAGTAAAATATTTTTAAAATTTCCAGCTGATGCGTTATTGCATTGGTTAGTATATTATTGCCTTTTTTGGAGAATAAATTCCCCGATTTATGGAGTACATATTCCTTTTTTTGTTATTCTATTTTTTTGCTAATTAAAGGAAATTAAGTATAAATGTAGAAACAAATAATATATTGAGTAAAAAGAAGGAGGTGATTTCTTGCAGAATATTATTAAATTTGAAGATTTGGAAAATGCTGATTTAATTGTTGATGCTGTATATGAAGGTGGAACAGATGTAAATGTAAAAGGTGATCCTATAAGTAAATTGCTTGGATGTGGAAACCTGGGGGGGTTCAGATATTTAGGTTCTACAGATCCATTTGAATTAAAATATGTAGTTTTATATTCAAGTTTATTAGACCCGGATTGGCCAGATTCTTTAGATAATCAAACGGGAATTTTTACATATTTTGGAGATAATAAGGATCCAGGTAACCAATTACACAGGACTAGGAAAAAAGGTAATTATATACTTAAAGAATGTTTTAATATGCTACATAATAGTAAATTAGATAAAATTCCACCGTTTTTTATTTTTACAAAAGGGACAAAAGGTAGGGATGTTGTATTTAGAGGTGTTGCAGTACCAGGGGCAAAAAATTTGACTTCTTTTGATGATTTGGTTGCAATATGGAAGATAAAAGGTCAAGAAAGATTTCAAAATTATAGAGCAATTTTTACAATATTAGATATAGATAAGGTAACAAGAAATTGGATAAAAGATTTACAAAATGGAAATATAATAACACATAATACACCAAAAGCTTTTAAAGAATGGGTGGAAAAAGGTATATACAGACCATTGATTGCGGAAAGAACTGTTGAATATAGAAAAAAAGAAGAACAATTACCAACAGGATATGATGAAAAATTTATTGAAGAAATAATTAATTACTTTAAGGATGGATATGCATTTGAACATTGTGCTGTTGAAATTTTCAAATTGATGGATAGTAATGTAATTGAATGTAATTTAACTAGACCATGGGTGGATGGTGGAAGAGATGCGGTGGGCAAATATAGAATCGGAAATGCCAATAATTATATTTTAGTTGATTTTGCACTTGAGGCTAAAAAGTATAATTTGAATAATGCAGTAGGTGTAAAGGAAATATCACGACTTATATCACGATTAAGAAACAGACAGTTTGGGGTGATTGTTACAACTTCATATGTTAATATGCAGGCTTACAAAGAGATAAAAGAAGATGGACATCCTATTATTATTATATGTGCAAAAGACATTGTTGATATTTTAAAAAACAAAGGAATAACCACTATTGAGGATTTGCAAAATTGGTTAAATAAAAATTTTAAAAAAGAGGTAGTACAATGAGTTTGATGCAAGAATTTCTTAGTGTAAAAT
This genomic stretch from Thermovenabulum gondwanense harbors:
- a CDS encoding restriction endonuclease — translated: MQNIIKFEDLENADLIVDAVYEGGTDVNVKGDPISKLLGCGNLGGFRYLGSTDPFELKYVVLYSSLLDPDWPDSLDNQTGIFTYFGDNKDPGNQLHRTRKKGNYILKECFNMLHNSKLDKIPPFFIFTKGTKGRDVVFRGVAVPGAKNLTSFDDLVAIWKIKGQERFQNYRAIFTILDIDKVTRNWIKDLQNGNIITHNTPKAFKEWVEKGIYRPLIAERTVEYRKKEEQLPTGYDEKFIEEIINYFKDGYAFEHCAVEIFKLMDSNVIECNLTRPWVDGGRDAVGKYRIGNANNYILVDFALEAKKYNLNNAVGVKEISRLISRLRNRQFGVIVTTSYVNMQAYKEIKEDGHPIIIICAKDIVDILKNKGITTIEDLQNWLNKNFKKEVVQ